The Oxalobacteraceae bacterium OTU3CINTB1 genome includes a window with the following:
- the recD gene encoding exodeoxyribonuclease V subunit alpha gives MTIETRLASEASAPLFAQIDALTESGHLRRLSGAFARFIASVGSSSPQLMAACVLLSELEGRGHSCLLLEELSADPAALLGWAGDEWRELRDTVGAWPKNAAAWRALLAGCDQVWPVGDLDFQQPLVLEGERLYLRRYWRDETLVAQAVRSRSLGGVIAIDADDEVAGVRRWLDILFPHAARGGGVDWQKVACAVAMRGKLGIITGGPGTGKTYTVARLLALLFATSGGRHSDLRVALAAPTGKAAARLKQSIDVALAGLDQRVREVMPERELGAARTLHSLLGARPDTRAFQHHAGNQLDVDVLIVDEASMIHLEMMSALLAALPPTATLILLGDKDQLASVEAGAVLGDLCHNAEAGDYGAETLTYVLESTGQQLPASFAGDGGPIAQQTVMLRESRRFGGPIGALALAVNAGDAAAAVNVLRESEEEKVAWIDPAQAADLLQLALAGRHGAAGGYQDYLKMIAAGAPEGEEIVRLAWVKSVLNSFETFRILCAVREGEWGVTGLNDAIEKTLQSAGLLKRTGEWYVGRPVMVTRNDYGTGVFNGDIGLTLPDPARPGALRVYFSEGENVRSVLATRLRNVETAFAMTVHKSQGSEFKHTVLVLPKDSGGMLARELIYTGITRARDYFTLLTPNGQVLLDAIAQRTQRASGLRNLLDN, from the coding sequence ATGACTATTGAAACCCGGCTGGCCTCCGAAGCGTCCGCGCCATTGTTCGCACAGATCGACGCGTTGACCGAAAGCGGCCATCTGCGCCGGCTAAGCGGCGCCTTTGCGCGCTTTATCGCCTCCGTTGGAAGCAGTTCGCCGCAGTTGATGGCCGCTTGCGTACTGTTGTCGGAACTGGAAGGGCGCGGCCACAGCTGTCTGCTGCTGGAGGAATTGTCGGCCGACCCCGCCGCATTACTGGGCTGGGCGGGCGACGAGTGGCGCGAACTGCGCGACACGGTGGGCGCCTGGCCGAAAAACGCCGCCGCTTGGCGAGCCCTGCTGGCTGGTTGCGACCAGGTGTGGCCGGTTGGCGATCTCGATTTCCAGCAGCCGCTGGTGCTGGAGGGCGAGCGGCTGTATCTGCGCCGCTATTGGCGCGACGAAACGCTGGTCGCCCAAGCGGTGCGCAGCCGCTCGCTTGGCGGCGTCATCGCCATCGACGCCGACGACGAAGTGGCCGGCGTGCGCCGCTGGCTCGATATCCTGTTCCCCCACGCAGCGCGCGGCGGCGGTGTCGACTGGCAAAAAGTCGCGTGCGCCGTGGCCATGCGTGGCAAGCTCGGCATCATTACGGGCGGCCCCGGCACCGGCAAAACCTACACGGTGGCACGCTTGTTGGCACTGTTGTTCGCCACCAGCGGCGGCCGGCATTCCGATCTGCGCGTCGCCCTGGCGGCGCCAACCGGCAAGGCGGCGGCCCGGCTGAAGCAATCGATCGACGTCGCGCTTGCCGGCCTGGACCAGCGGGTGCGCGAAGTGATGCCGGAGCGTGAACTGGGCGCGGCCCGGACCTTGCACAGCTTGCTGGGCGCGCGCCCGGACACGCGCGCGTTCCAGCACCACGCCGGCAACCAGCTGGATGTCGACGTGCTGATTGTTGATGAAGCGTCAATGATTCACTTGGAGATGATGTCGGCGCTGCTGGCCGCGCTGCCGCCAACCGCCACCTTGATACTGCTGGGTGACAAGGATCAGCTTGCGTCTGTGGAAGCCGGCGCGGTGCTGGGCGACCTGTGCCACAACGCCGAAGCCGGCGACTACGGCGCGGAAACGTTGACATATGTACTCGAAAGCACGGGCCAGCAATTGCCTGCCAGCTTCGCCGGCGACGGCGGCCCGATCGCCCAGCAAACGGTCATGCTGCGCGAAAGCCGTCGTTTTGGCGGTCCGATCGGCGCGTTGGCGCTTGCGGTCAATGCCGGCGACGCTGCCGCCGCGGTCAATGTCCTGCGCGAGAGCGAGGAAGAAAAGGTGGCCTGGATCGATCCGGCGCAAGCGGCGGACCTGTTGCAACTCGCTTTGGCAGGCCGCCACGGCGCCGCCGGCGGTTATCAGGATTACCTCAAAATGATCGCGGCAGGCGCTCCGGAAGGCGAGGAGATCGTACGACTTGCCTGGGTGAAATCTGTGCTGAACAGCTTCGAAACCTTCCGCATCTTGTGCGCGGTCCGAGAAGGCGAATGGGGCGTGACCGGTTTGAATGATGCAATCGAGAAGACGTTGCAGTCGGCCGGCCTGCTGAAAAGGACCGGCGAATGGTACGTCGGGCGACCGGTCATGGTCACCCGCAACGACTACGGCACCGGCGTTTTCAACGGCGACATCGGCCTGACTTTGCCTGACCCGGCGCGTCCCGGAGCGCTGCGCGTGTATTTCTCGGAGGGCGAAAACGTCCGCAGCGTGCTCGCCACGCGGCTGCGGAATGTGGAAACCGCGTTCGCCATGACGGTGCATAAATCACAAGGTTCCGAGTTCAAGCACACCGTGCTGGTGCTGCCGAAAGACAGCGGCGGCATGCTCGCGCGCGAGCTGATTTATACCGGCATCACCCGCGCCCGTGACTACTTTACGTTACTGACTCCGAACGGCCAAGTCTTGCTGGACGCCATCGCCCAACGCACGCAACGCGCGAGCGGCCTGCGCAACCTCCTCGACAACTGA
- the recC gene encoding exodeoxyribonuclease V subunit gamma, whose translation MQPSITPGLLILHGNQMEQLRAAVFQWLRNHSLGALESDIFLVQSNGVAEWLKIALAEEMGVCAATRVALPARFLWETYRGMLGRDRVPVRSAFDKGPLTWRLMRLLPTLLADPVFTPLRHFLADGEAERRLQLAERLADLFDQYQVYRADWLDDWAHGRDQLRNARNEAVPLPDDQRWQGQLWRAVIADVDPQERDLGRATVHTEFVRAAAAGEAPLGRLPRRIVIFGVSALPYQSLQALASLARYAQVVLAVPNPCQFYWGDIIEGRDLLRSAHRRQQLRNGQDLGQIPLEELHAHSHPLLASWGRQGRDFVRMLDEFDEASASAAAIASEAGDDDHVAPLRIDLFSEGDGGTLLSQVQAAVRDLLPLSEHPHVPPPDDDRSIEFHVTHSVQREVEVLHDQLLKMFAGSESGGQPLRPRDVVVMVPDIDTFSAAIHAVFAQHRRSDARYIPFEIGDVNDRSVNPLLVALEWLLRLPQQRCRQSEIRDLLDVPALAARFGLGEEDLPTLGLWIEGAGVRWGLDQEHRSGLGLGPAGEQNAWIFGVRRMLLGYASGGGGDVGASFAGIEPFSEVGGLDAALAGSLAQLVEALLHWRAVLAQARSPADWGVQARALLAAFFDAGEEGDRLTLAQLDDALSNWLETCEGAQFDEAVPLAVLREAWLGLMDEPTLNHQFVSGGVTFCTLMPMRAVPFRVVCLLGMNDGDFPRRAPKADFDLLAQPGMARPGDRSRRDDDRYLMLEALLAARDKLYISWVGRNVRDNSEQPASVLVSQLRDYLVNGWQLDLHARTTEHALQPFSRRYFEAGGLLTYAREWREAHKAGEDGEAPVSSELPPFDIDDKFSLKLISLNNFVRQPVRFFFRQRLGVMFGESALVGEDEEPFSLNALERYLLEDTMLDDGADAEQIEEVYDKLTERAERLAREGVLPIGLIGQQYQRQLVEALVPVRCAWLTLREHYPQPAAKVALSLVLAGVRVDDWIDQLRSNGLETVWLTQMSSKVTDKQGKPRGDKLIAMWLRQLAAAAAGMPVTGYLVARDAIVTMKALPGDEALEALRELVCLWRDGMNRPLPTACKTALALAQGGDPRAVYDGGFEISGENEELCLARLWPDFAALSAQPDFADVSDALYGPLANWLEHHITIEAIEAGSPA comes from the coding sequence ATGCAACCCAGCATCACCCCCGGCTTGTTGATTTTGCACGGCAATCAGATGGAGCAGCTGCGCGCCGCTGTGTTCCAGTGGCTGCGCAATCACTCGCTTGGGGCGCTGGAATCGGATATCTTCCTTGTCCAGTCCAACGGCGTGGCCGAGTGGCTGAAGATCGCGCTGGCCGAGGAAATGGGCGTGTGCGCCGCCACCCGCGTGGCGCTGCCGGCCCGCTTCCTCTGGGAAACCTATCGCGGCATGCTGGGGCGCGACCGGGTGCCGGTCCGTTCCGCCTTCGACAAGGGGCCGCTGACCTGGCGCCTGATGCGCCTGCTGCCCACCTTGCTGGCCGATCCCGTGTTCACGCCATTGCGCCACTTCCTCGCCGACGGCGAAGCGGAGCGGCGCCTGCAACTGGCCGAGCGGCTGGCCGACTTGTTCGACCAGTACCAGGTGTACCGCGCCGATTGGCTCGACGACTGGGCGCATGGCCGCGATCAGCTGCGCAACGCCCGCAACGAGGCCGTGCCGCTGCCGGACGACCAGCGCTGGCAAGGCCAGTTATGGCGTGCCGTGATCGCCGACGTCGATCCGCAGGAACGTGACCTGGGCCGCGCGACGGTGCACACGGAGTTCGTGCGCGCGGCCGCCGCCGGCGAAGCGCCGCTCGGACGTCTGCCGCGCCGCATCGTCATTTTCGGCGTCTCTGCGCTGCCGTATCAAAGCCTGCAGGCGCTCGCCTCGCTGGCGCGTTATGCGCAAGTGGTGCTGGCCGTGCCCAATCCGTGCCAGTTCTATTGGGGCGACATCATCGAAGGGCGCGACCTGCTGCGCTCCGCGCACCGCCGCCAGCAACTGCGCAACGGCCAGGACCTGGGCCAGATCCCGCTCGAGGAACTGCATGCGCACAGCCATCCGCTGCTGGCCAGCTGGGGGCGTCAGGGACGCGACTTCGTCCGCATGCTCGACGAATTCGACGAGGCTTCGGCCAGCGCCGCCGCCATCGCCAGCGAGGCGGGCGACGACGACCACGTGGCGCCGCTGCGCATCGATTTGTTCAGCGAGGGCGATGGCGGAACACTGTTGTCGCAGGTGCAGGCGGCGGTGCGCGACTTACTTCCGTTGTCCGAGCATCCGCACGTGCCGCCGCCGGACGACGACCGTTCTATCGAATTCCACGTCACCCACAGCGTGCAGCGCGAGGTGGAGGTGCTGCACGATCAGCTGCTGAAGATGTTCGCCGGCTCAGAGAGTGGCGGGCAGCCGTTGCGTCCGCGCGACGTGGTGGTGATGGTGCCGGACATCGACACCTTCTCGGCCGCCATCCACGCGGTCTTCGCGCAGCACCGGCGCAGCGATGCGCGCTACATTCCTTTCGAGATCGGCGACGTCAATGACCGCAGCGTCAATCCGCTGCTGGTGGCGCTGGAGTGGCTGTTGCGATTGCCGCAGCAGCGCTGCCGCCAGAGCGAGATCCGCGATCTGCTGGACGTGCCGGCGCTGGCCGCGCGCTTCGGCCTTGGCGAGGAAGATTTGCCGACCCTCGGACTGTGGATCGAAGGCGCCGGCGTGCGCTGGGGCCTGGACCAGGAGCACCGCAGCGGCCTGGGACTCGGCCCGGCGGGTGAGCAGAATGCCTGGATCTTCGGCGTGCGCCGCATGCTGCTCGGCTATGCCAGTGGCGGCGGTGGCGATGTCGGCGCCAGCTTCGCGGGCATCGAACCGTTTTCGGAAGTCGGCGGCCTCGATGCCGCGCTGGCCGGCTCGCTGGCGCAACTGGTCGAGGCGCTGCTGCACTGGCGCGCGGTGCTGGCGCAGGCGCGCTCGCCGGCCGATTGGGGCGTGCAGGCGCGCGCCTTGCTGGCGGCGTTCTTCGATGCCGGCGAGGAGGGCGACCGACTGACCTTGGCGCAGCTGGACGATGCCCTCAGCAACTGGCTGGAAACCTGCGAAGGCGCGCAGTTCGACGAAGCGGTACCGCTGGCGGTGCTGCGCGAGGCGTGGCTGGGATTGATGGACGAGCCGACCTTGAACCACCAATTCGTCTCCGGTGGGGTGACCTTCTGCACTTTGATGCCGATGCGCGCCGTGCCGTTCCGCGTGGTGTGCCTGCTCGGCATGAACGACGGCGACTTCCCGCGCCGCGCGCCGAAGGCCGATTTCGATCTGCTGGCGCAGCCGGGCATGGCGCGTCCCGGCGACCGCTCGCGCCGCGACGACGACCGTTACCTGATGCTGGAGGCGCTGCTGGCGGCGCGCGACAAGCTGTATATCAGCTGGGTCGGCCGCAATGTGCGCGACAACAGCGAGCAGCCGGCGTCGGTGCTGGTGTCGCAGTTGCGCGATTACCTGGTCAACGGCTGGCAACTCGATCTGCACGCGCGCACCACCGAGCATGCGTTGCAGCCGTTCAGCCGCCGCTATTTCGAGGCCGGCGGTTTGCTGACCTATGCGCGGGAATGGCGCGAGGCGCATAAAGCGGGGGAGGATGGCGAGGCGCCTGTATCGTCCGAGCTGCCGCCGTTCGACATCGACGACAAATTCAGCCTCAAACTCATTAGCCTGAATAACTTCGTGCGCCAGCCGGTGCGCTTCTTCTTCCGCCAGCGGCTGGGCGTGATGTTCGGCGAGTCGGCGCTGGTGGGCGAGGACGAGGAACCGTTCTCGCTGAACGCGCTGGAACGCTATCTGCTCGAAGACACGATGCTCGACGACGGCGCCGACGCGGAGCAGATCGAGGAAGTCTACGACAAGCTGACCGAACGCGCGGAACGGCTGGCGCGCGAAGGCGTGCTGCCGATCGGGTTGATCGGGCAGCAGTATCAACGCCAGCTGGTCGAGGCGCTGGTCCCGGTGCGTTGCGCCTGGCTCACGTTGCGCGAGCACTATCCGCAACCCGCCGCGAAGGTGGCATTGAGCCTGGTGCTGGCTGGCGTACGGGTGGACGACTGGATCGACCAGCTGCGCAGCAACGGCCTGGAGACGGTGTGGCTGACGCAGATGTCGTCCAAGGTGACGGACAAGCAGGGCAAGCCGCGCGGCGATAAATTGATCGCCATGTGGCTGCGGCAGTTGGCCGCCGCCGCTGCCGGCATGCCGGTCACCGGGTATTTGGTGGCGCGCGACGCCATCGTGACGATGAAGGCGTTGCCGGGCGACGAGGCGCTGGAAGCGCTGCGCGAGCTGGTATGCCTGTGGCGCGACGGCATGAACCGTCCTTTGCCGACCGCATGCAAAACCGCGCTGGCACTTGCGCAGGGCGGCGACCCGCGCGCGGTCTACGACGGCGGCTTCGAAATCTCCGGCGAAAACGAGGAGCTGTGCCTGGCCCGCCTGTGGCCCGACTTCGCGGCGCTGAGCGCGCAGCCGGACTTCGCCGATGTCTCCGATGCCTTGTACGGACCATTGGCGAACTGGCTGGAACATCACATCACGATCGAAGCCATCGAGGCGGGGAGCCCGGCATGA
- a CDS encoding serine hydrolase, with protein sequence MLKKIVAVLLSTFTAAALAVPLGSQSVLVVEDATGKVLVEKNSNVQVPIASLTKLMTAMVVLDSKPDMSAPISIDQADVDMLKHSTSRVPVGAEIPRGDVLQLALMSSDNRAAASLARTYPGGPAAFKAAVNAKIRALGLTQTVIEEPTGLSPHNRSTATDLVKMAKAASAYPEIARITTDTKDIIKIKGRQVEYHNTNRLVGAKGWDVGLSKTGYTEEAGRCLIMRFKSGGKDNTLVLLNAKANSARLMDAFNIRRFISGPIEKPKVLKAAAKTKKKVIKASKRNRRAM encoded by the coding sequence ATGCTCAAGAAAATTGTCGCTGTATTGCTGAGTACGTTCACTGCGGCCGCGCTCGCAGTGCCGCTCGGCTCTCAGTCCGTGCTGGTCGTCGAAGACGCCACTGGCAAGGTCCTCGTCGAAAAGAATTCCAACGTTCAAGTCCCGATCGCGTCGCTGACCAAGCTGATGACGGCGATGGTGGTGCTCGACTCCAAACCGGACATGTCGGCGCCCATCAGCATCGACCAGGCCGACGTCGATATGCTGAAGCACAGCACCTCGCGCGTGCCGGTCGGCGCGGAAATCCCGCGTGGCGACGTGCTGCAGTTGGCACTGATGTCGTCAGACAACCGTGCCGCCGCGTCGCTGGCGCGTACCTATCCGGGTGGTCCTGCCGCGTTCAAGGCGGCGGTCAACGCCAAGATCCGCGCGCTGGGGCTGACCCAGACGGTGATCGAGGAGCCGACCGGTTTGTCGCCGCATAACCGCTCGACCGCAACCGATCTGGTCAAAATGGCAAAGGCCGCTTCGGCCTATCCGGAGATCGCCCGCATCACCACCGACACCAAGGACATCATCAAGATCAAGGGTCGGCAGGTGGAGTATCACAACACCAACCGCTTGGTCGGCGCCAAGGGTTGGGATGTCGGTTTGTCGAAAACCGGCTACACCGAAGAGGCTGGTCGCTGCCTGATCATGCGCTTTAAGTCTGGTGGTAAGGACAATACTTTGGTGTTGTTGAATGCGAAAGCAAATTCGGCTAGGTTGATGGATGCGTTCAATATCCGCCGCTTTATTTCGGGTCCGATCGAGAAACCAAAAGTATTGAAGGCGGCGGCGAAAACCAAGAAGAAGGTTATCAAGGCGAGCAAGCGGAATCGTCGGGCAATGTGA
- a CDS encoding TOBE domain-containing protein, with protein sequence MAISEINVRNQFRGKIKEIIFGPVVSEVDVETQHGIVTSVITSRSIHDLDLKVGSEVIALVKSTEVSIAKISS encoded by the coding sequence ATGGCCATTTCTGAAATTAACGTACGTAACCAGTTCCGTGGCAAGATCAAGGAAATCATCTTCGGGCCTGTGGTCTCGGAAGTCGATGTGGAAACCCAGCACGGCATCGTCACCTCGGTGATCACGTCGCGCTCCATCCACGACCTGGACCTGAAAGTGGGCAGCGAAGTGATCGCCCTGGTCAAATCCACCGAGGTCTCGATCGCCAAGATCAGTAGCTGA
- the recB gene encoding exodeoxyribonuclease V subunit beta produces the protein MNNVANQLAPLTFPLHGSRLIEASAGTGKTWTIAALYVRLVLGHGGENGYRRPLLPADILVMTFTRAATRELSNRVRERLVEAAAYVRRFEDMSDDDARDDYLDAILESYPSHAERQQAAHRLMLAAETMDEAAIFTIDAWCQRMLREHAFDSGSLFDEELVSDEQALFEDAAHDYWRQQVYPLNAVSLEALLSCWSDVGVMKKSIRELVKRADIIGDVDATQSLGALIGAVQREQLAQLAGLKAGWHERANRMEQWIAQHREMSPKCFNGNKMRPDSLAGWFNGLRAWALDPGAVLPEITDTAWKRLTPWGIEDAFSKGFSAAIPEDFDATEVLKQALDQLEPMAHALYRHAAASVAKRMDELKKRNRQFGFADMLDRLNAALQGENADALRKRITEQYPVAMVDEFQDTAPNQYQIFNLLYRVADNDAETGLFLIGDPKQSIYGFRGADIHSYLSARKATTGRHYQLGTNYRSTKPVVEAVNHLFMIAEGEAAQGGFGRGAFRFRDPGTRVNPLPFEAVGAKGRKERMVDADGDVPALVVACSAAQDLKADSYREFFAHHCAEDIVAKLNDERAGFDGPDGFERLKPADIAVLVRDRKEAAAIRRALQRRQIASVYLSDKDSVTDSEEAADVLRWLSAVANPLDGALARAAYATRTAGLELAQLALMTSDELAWEERVEQLKALHIIWQRQGVLAMLRRFIHELQLPAALLRQPGGERRLTNLLHLAELLQSASRQLDGEQALIRWLAEQIEGGEGAGDERVLRLESDAELVKVVTVHKSKGLEYPLVYLPFAVTARKVERRNRSFFEFSDDDGVRRIDMALTETAMELVERARLQEDLRLLYVALTRARHFLWLGVTALASRKAGDNTLHESALGYLLTGGEALPSDLVMERWEHTCKGCASISIVPLDMTPQPPTRLSRIEHRPPLLEPLHYTGRFERDWSVGSFSSLARRTGPTGMIGSSDNIGAAPVPRDGSQATLLEDGDVPGIVLPVRVEDAPWHRFPRGSVPGNFLHEQLEWMGEEGFAIVEQENFEARLTRRVERAGWGNRLADTLAWLREIATTELPYVNAPLSRIEAPLPEMEFWFPSERLDTGALDQLCVAHLLDGAARPSLPERQLHGMLKGFADLVFEHEGKFWVLDYKSNALGAGDAAYHEPALIAAIAEHRYDIQGAIYMLALHRLLQSRLGRRYDPTEHLGGAVFLFLRGIANTQTRGCYWMAPDPALLNGLDELLGYTSAANGEVHDDY, from the coding sequence ATGAACAACGTCGCCAATCAACTCGCGCCGCTGACGTTCCCGCTGCACGGTTCGCGCCTGATCGAGGCCAGCGCCGGCACCGGCAAGACCTGGACCATCGCCGCGCTGTATGTGCGGCTGGTGCTCGGGCATGGCGGCGAGAACGGCTACCGCCGGCCGCTGCTGCCGGCCGATATCCTGGTGATGACCTTCACCCGCGCCGCCACGCGGGAGTTGTCGAACCGGGTGCGCGAGCGGCTGGTGGAGGCCGCGGCCTACGTGCGCCGCTTCGAGGACATGAGCGACGACGACGCGCGTGACGATTATCTGGACGCGATCCTGGAGTCGTACCCGAGCCACGCCGAGCGCCAGCAGGCCGCGCACCGCCTGATGCTGGCGGCGGAGACGATGGACGAAGCGGCCATCTTCACCATCGACGCCTGGTGCCAGCGCATGCTGCGCGAGCACGCCTTCGACAGCGGCAGTTTGTTCGACGAGGAACTGGTCAGCGACGAGCAGGCGCTGTTCGAGGACGCCGCCCACGACTACTGGCGCCAGCAGGTCTATCCGCTCAACGCTGTGTCGCTGGAGGCGCTGCTGTCCTGCTGGAGCGACGTCGGCGTGATGAAGAAGTCGATCCGCGAACTGGTCAAGCGCGCCGATATCATCGGCGACGTCGACGCGACGCAGTCGCTGGGGGCGCTGATCGGCGCGGTCCAGCGCGAGCAACTGGCGCAGCTGGCCGGTTTGAAGGCCGGCTGGCACGAACGCGCCAACCGCATGGAACAGTGGATCGCCCAGCACCGCGAGATGTCGCCCAAGTGCTTCAACGGTAACAAGATGCGGCCCGATTCGCTGGCCGGCTGGTTCAACGGCCTGCGCGCCTGGGCGCTTGACCCCGGCGCGGTGCTGCCCGAGATTACCGACACGGCTTGGAAGCGGCTCACGCCCTGGGGCATCGAGGACGCCTTCTCCAAGGGCTTCAGCGCGGCCATCCCGGAAGACTTCGACGCCACCGAGGTGCTCAAGCAGGCGCTCGACCAGCTGGAGCCGATGGCGCACGCGCTGTACCGCCACGCCGCCGCGTCGGTCGCCAAGCGCATGGACGAACTGAAAAAGCGCAACCGCCAGTTCGGTTTCGCCGACATGCTGGACCGCCTGAACGCGGCGCTCCAGGGCGAGAATGCGGACGCGCTGCGCAAGCGCATCACCGAGCAGTATCCGGTGGCGATGGTCGACGAGTTCCAGGATACGGCGCCGAACCAGTACCAGATCTTCAACCTGCTGTACCGCGTGGCGGACAACGATGCGGAGACGGGGCTGTTCCTGATCGGCGACCCGAAGCAGTCGATCTACGGTTTCCGTGGCGCCGACATCCACAGCTATCTGTCGGCGCGCAAGGCCACCACCGGGCGCCATTATCAATTGGGCACCAACTACCGCTCCACCAAGCCGGTGGTCGAAGCGGTCAACCATTTGTTCATGATCGCCGAGGGCGAGGCGGCGCAGGGCGGTTTCGGACGCGGCGCGTTCCGCTTCCGCGATCCAGGCACGCGCGTCAATCCGCTGCCGTTCGAGGCGGTCGGCGCCAAGGGCCGCAAGGAACGCATGGTCGACGCCGACGGCGACGTGCCCGCGCTGGTGGTCGCGTGCAGCGCCGCGCAGGATCTGAAAGCCGACAGCTACCGCGAGTTCTTCGCCCATCACTGCGCCGAGGACATCGTCGCGAAGCTCAACGACGAACGGGCAGGCTTCGACGGCCCGGATGGATTCGAGCGTTTGAAGCCGGCCGATATCGCGGTGCTGGTGCGCGACCGCAAGGAAGCGGCGGCGATCCGCCGCGCGCTGCAACGGCGTCAGATCGCCAGCGTCTACCTGTCCGACAAGGATTCGGTCACCGACAGCGAGGAAGCGGCCGACGTACTGCGCTGGCTGTCGGCGGTCGCCAATCCGCTCGATGGCGCGCTGGCGCGGGCCGCTTACGCCACCCGTACGGCGGGACTGGAACTGGCGCAACTGGCGCTGATGACATCGGACGAACTGGCATGGGAAGAGCGCGTCGAGCAGTTGAAGGCGCTGCACATCATCTGGCAGCGCCAGGGCGTGCTGGCGATGCTGCGCCGCTTCATCCACGAGCTGCAATTGCCGGCGGCCTTGCTGCGCCAGCCGGGCGGCGAGCGGCGTTTGACCAATCTGCTGCATCTGGCGGAGCTGCTGCAATCGGCCAGCCGCCAACTGGATGGCGAACAGGCGCTGATACGCTGGCTCGCGGAGCAGATCGAAGGCGGCGAGGGTGCCGGCGACGAGCGCGTGCTGCGTCTGGAAAGCGACGCCGAACTGGTGAAGGTCGTCACGGTCCATAAATCGAAAGGGCTGGAGTATCCGCTGGTGTATCTGCCGTTTGCTGTTACCGCGCGCAAGGTGGAACGGCGCAACCGCAGCTTCTTCGAATTCAGCGACGACGACGGCGTGCGCCGGATCGACATGGCGCTGACCGAAACGGCGATGGAACTGGTCGAGCGCGCGCGTCTGCAAGAGGACTTGCGCCTGCTGTACGTGGCGCTGACGCGGGCGCGCCACTTCCTGTGGCTGGGTGTGACGGCGCTGGCCAGCCGCAAGGCCGGCGACAACACCTTGCACGAATCGGCGCTCGGCTACCTGCTCACCGGCGGCGAAGCGCTGCCGTCCGACCTGGTGATGGAGCGTTGGGAGCACACGTGCAAAGGCTGCGCATCGATCAGTATCGTCCCCCTGGACATGACGCCGCAGCCGCCGACGCGCTTGAGCCGAATCGAACACCGCCCGCCGTTGCTGGAGCCGCTGCATTACACCGGCCGTTTCGAGCGCGATTGGTCGGTCGGCAGTTTCAGCTCGCTGGCGCGGCGCACCGGGCCGACCGGCATGATCGGCTCTTCCGATAACATCGGCGCGGCGCCGGTGCCGCGCGACGGATCGCAGGCCACCTTGCTCGAAGACGGCGACGTGCCGGGCATCGTGCTGCCGGTGCGGGTGGAGGACGCGCCATGGCATCGCTTCCCGCGCGGCTCGGTGCCCGGTAACTTCCTGCACGAGCAGCTGGAGTGGATGGGCGAGGAGGGCTTCGCCATCGTCGAGCAGGAGAACTTCGAGGCGCGCCTGACGCGGCGTGTCGAGCGTGCGGGCTGGGGCAACCGGCTGGCCGACACGCTGGCGTGGCTGCGCGAGATCGCCACCACCGAGCTGCCGTATGTGAACGCGCCGCTCAGCCGCATCGAGGCGCCGCTGCCGGAAATGGAATTCTGGTTCCCCAGCGAGCGGCTCGACACCGGCGCGTTGGACCAGTTGTGCGTCGCGCATTTGCTGGACGGCGCGGCGCGGCCATCGCTGCCGGAGCGCCAGCTGCACGGCATGCTCAAAGGCTTCGCCGACCTGGTGTTCGAGCATGAGGGCAAATTCTGGGTGCTCGATTACAAGTCGAACGCGCTGGGCGCGGGCGACGCGGCCTATCACGAGCCGGCGCTGATCGCCGCGATCGCCGAGCATCGCTACGATATCCAGGGCGCCATCTATATGTTGGCGCTGCACCGGCTGCTGCAAAGCCGCCTTGGCCGGCGCTACGATCCAACCGAGCACTTGGGCGGCGCCGTGTTCCTGTTCCTGCGCGGCATCGCCAATACGCAAACGCGGGGGTGTTACTGGATGGCGCCGGACCCGGCGCTATTGAACGGATTGGATGAACTGCTCGGCTACACATCCGCAGCGAATGGCGAGGTCCACGATGACTATTGA